A DNA window from Paraburkholderia sp. IMGN_8 contains the following coding sequences:
- a CDS encoding MFS transporter, translated as MNCETIKSAPAAFAGPAGPAAAVVCAVEQTAPRFERQGLALAVLFVGAFLAPLDYFIVNLALPSIHTGLNASDAQLQLVVSAYASAYAVLLITGGRLGDLYGRRRMFMTGMAAFVVASALCGFATSGHMLVISRIVQGVAAAVMAPQVLATIRAVVPLHQQTKVMSFYGFMFGMSSIVGQLGGGALITYHPFGLDWRIIFLLNIPIGILAFIGTWKFVPENQPATRIGIDVKGVALLSAVLLLIIYPMTHGREAGWPAWTFAMFALAAPAFALFVATERRVERRGGHPLVDLQLFRNPAFALGLVLAFLFYCNSAFFLTYGIFLQTGLHWSPLASGMAIMPFAVGFVVGPLTSPAVVNRIGGHVLTLGFSMMTVGFTVTGWSATHAAMPDLLFYCGLVCAGVGHGLLLPSIMRIVLLEVVPEKAGLASGVVSSTLQIGSAFGTAAISGAFFGVIGGRATPDAYAHGFQYSLAINALLMLACIGLSVLLVRHQQLALRRVAAPL; from the coding sequence ATGAATTGCGAAACCATCAAGTCCGCTCCGGCAGCATTTGCCGGACCCGCTGGACCCGCCGCCGCCGTGGTGTGCGCTGTTGAACAGACCGCGCCGCGCTTTGAGCGCCAGGGGCTCGCGCTCGCCGTGCTGTTCGTCGGCGCGTTTCTCGCGCCGCTCGACTATTTCATTGTCAACCTTGCGTTGCCGTCGATCCATACGGGGCTGAACGCCAGCGACGCGCAGTTGCAACTCGTAGTGTCTGCCTACGCGTCCGCGTACGCCGTGTTGCTGATCACGGGCGGGCGCCTGGGCGACCTGTACGGCCGGCGCCGCATGTTCATGACCGGGATGGCGGCATTCGTGGTCGCCTCGGCGTTGTGTGGTTTTGCCACCAGCGGCCACATGCTGGTGATCTCGCGGATCGTGCAGGGCGTGGCGGCCGCGGTGATGGCGCCGCAAGTGCTGGCAACGATTCGCGCGGTCGTGCCGCTGCATCAGCAGACCAAAGTGATGAGCTTCTACGGCTTCATGTTCGGCATGTCGTCGATCGTCGGGCAACTCGGCGGCGGCGCGCTGATCACGTATCACCCGTTCGGACTCGACTGGCGCATCATCTTTCTGCTCAATATTCCGATCGGCATTCTCGCGTTCATCGGCACGTGGAAGTTCGTTCCGGAGAATCAGCCGGCCACGCGCATCGGCATCGACGTGAAGGGTGTCGCGCTGCTCTCCGCGGTGCTGCTGCTCATCATCTATCCGATGACGCATGGCCGCGAAGCCGGCTGGCCGGCGTGGACCTTCGCGATGTTCGCGCTTGCCGCGCCCGCGTTCGCGCTATTCGTGGCGACCGAGCGGCGTGTCGAGCGGCGTGGCGGCCATCCGCTGGTGGATCTGCAATTGTTTCGCAACCCGGCGTTCGCACTGGGTCTCGTGCTCGCGTTCCTGTTCTATTGCAACAGCGCATTTTTCCTGACCTACGGGATCTTTCTGCAAACCGGTTTGCACTGGAGCCCGCTCGCTTCGGGCATGGCCATCATGCCGTTCGCGGTCGGCTTCGTGGTCGGCCCGCTGACCTCGCCGGCCGTGGTCAATCGCATCGGCGGGCATGTGCTGACGCTCGGCTTTTCGATGATGACGGTGGGTTTCACGGTCACGGGCTGGTCCGCCACTCACGCCGCTATGCCGGACCTGCTGTTCTATTGCGGGCTGGTGTGCGCGGGCGTCGGCCACGGCCTGTTGCTGCCGTCGATCATGCGCATCGTGCTGCTGGAAGTCGTACCCGAGAAGGCAGGGCTCGCTTCGGGCGTGGTGTCGTCGACCTTGCAGATCGGCTCGGCCTTCGGCACCGCGGCGATCAGCGGCGCGTTCTTCGGCGTGATCGGGGGCCGCGCGACGCCGGATGCGTATGCGCATGGGTTCCAGTACAGCCTCGCAATCAATGCGTTGCTCATGCTCGCGTGTATTGGTTTGAGCGTGCTGCTGGTGCGGCATCAGCAATTGGCATTGCGCCGGGTTGCAGCGCCGCTTTGA
- a CDS encoding YodC family protein, producing MLTATIDEFQTQPAARFSAGDVVTLKEGGPRMTVTYAGPVALNPGDWLICEWFDEHGELRREMFAYESVRAEPRSIPAASVLWGRIGRAA from the coding sequence ATGCTGACCGCTACCATTGACGAATTCCAAACTCAGCCAGCCGCACGCTTCAGTGCCGGCGACGTCGTTACGTTGAAGGAAGGTGGTCCGCGCATGACCGTGACCTATGCGGGTCCCGTGGCGCTCAATCCGGGCGACTGGCTGATCTGCGAATGGTTTGACGAACACGGCGAACTGCGCCGCGAGATGTTTGCGTACGAGAGCGTACGGGCCGAGCCGCGCTCGATTCCCGCGGCCTCCGTGCTGTGGGGCAGGATTGGGCGGGCGGCTTAA
- a CDS encoding methyltransferase domain-containing protein produces the protein MSVNQQTENEQTALWNGSAGRAWVAAQEVLDEMFKPFEDLLVDMTCAGSGHRVLDVGCGTGSTTLAVARRLGAKGRCVGADISAPMIAAAQARAERDGSTARFICADAQTHAFEPASFERIMSRFGVMFFDNPVQAFANLRRAATNDAELRFIAWRSAAENPFMTTPERAAAPLRPNLPARQPGAPGQFAFADRQRISSILDESGWAGIDIRPIDVDCTLPEKELVGYLSRLGPVGRILQEADEHTRTQVIETVRAAFDPYVHGIEVRYTAACWVVSARAPSASASPKEAAHV, from the coding sequence ATGAGTGTCAACCAGCAGACTGAAAACGAGCAGACGGCGCTTTGGAACGGCAGCGCCGGACGCGCCTGGGTGGCAGCGCAGGAGGTGCTCGACGAGATGTTCAAGCCATTTGAAGACCTGCTTGTCGACATGACGTGTGCCGGATCCGGGCACCGGGTGCTCGACGTCGGCTGTGGCACGGGCAGCACGACGCTGGCCGTGGCGCGGCGGCTCGGCGCGAAGGGGCGTTGCGTCGGCGCCGATATTTCGGCTCCGATGATCGCCGCCGCCCAGGCACGCGCCGAACGGGATGGCTCGACGGCACGTTTCATCTGTGCCGACGCGCAGACCCATGCCTTCGAGCCGGCGAGCTTCGAAAGGATCATGTCGCGCTTCGGCGTCATGTTCTTCGACAACCCGGTCCAAGCCTTCGCGAACCTGCGGCGCGCCGCAACGAACGACGCCGAACTCCGGTTCATCGCCTGGCGCAGTGCCGCGGAAAATCCGTTCATGACGACCCCCGAGCGCGCCGCGGCGCCGCTACGCCCGAACCTTCCCGCCCGCCAACCAGGCGCGCCGGGGCAGTTCGCCTTCGCGGACCGGCAGCGGATCTCTTCCATCCTCGACGAGAGCGGCTGGGCCGGGATCGACATCCGGCCGATCGACGTGGACTGCACGCTGCCCGAAAAGGAATTGGTCGGCTACCTCAGCCGGCTCGGCCCCGTCGGCAGGATCCTTCAGGAGGCGGACGAGCACACGCGCACGCAAGTTATCGAGACGGTCCGTGCCGCCTTCGATCCCTATGTGCATGGAATCGAAGTTCGCTACACCGCTGCTTGCTGGGTGGTGAGCGCGCGAGCGCCGTCTGCGTCAGCCTCGCCGAAGGAGGCAGCCCATGTCTGA
- a CDS encoding helix-turn-helix domain-containing protein: MNKLDIAEVAQRSGVPASTLRFYEEKGLIASCGRRGLRRLFDAGVLERLALIALGRAAGFSLDEIALMFAPEGPPRIDRQMLAAKAEELDRTIRKLSAMRDGLRHAAACPAPSHMECPTFRRIVRAAASGAIRARERKAPPPPWN, encoded by the coding sequence GTGAACAAGCTAGACATCGCCGAGGTGGCGCAGCGATCCGGCGTTCCCGCATCGACGCTGCGGTTCTACGAGGAAAAGGGGCTGATTGCCTCCTGCGGCCGGCGAGGGTTGCGCCGCCTGTTCGATGCGGGCGTGCTGGAGCGGCTGGCACTGATCGCGCTGGGGCGCGCCGCCGGCTTCTCGCTTGATGAGATTGCGCTGATGTTCGCACCGGAGGGGCCGCCGCGTATCGACCGGCAGATGCTCGCGGCCAAGGCGGAGGAACTGGACAGGACGATCCGCAAACTGAGCGCCATGCGCGACGGTCTGCGGCACGCCGCGGCTTGCCCCGCACCGAGCCATATGGAATGCCCCACCTTCCGTCGCATCGTGCGGGCCGCCGCCTCTGGCGCGATCCGAGCGCGAGAGAGGAAGGCTCCGCCGCCACCCTGGAATTAG
- a CDS encoding multidrug efflux SMR transporter, with translation MAWLILLAASAVEILMALALKYANGWTRLWPSIGGIAAALGSVFLLTLAMKHLPAGTAYVVWTGIGSLGITVLGVMLFNDPVSAPRVICMTLIVLSVAGLKLIDG, from the coding sequence ATGGCATGGCTAATTCTGCTCGCAGCAAGCGCGGTCGAAATCCTGATGGCGCTGGCGCTGAAATATGCAAATGGATGGACGCGCCTGTGGCCGAGCATCGGCGGAATTGCAGCCGCGCTCGGCAGCGTGTTTTTGCTGACGCTGGCGATGAAGCATTTGCCGGCCGGGACGGCTTACGTGGTGTGGACTGGGATCGGGTCGCTCGGCATCACCGTGCTCGGCGTGATGCTTTTCAACGACCCGGTTTCCGCGCCCCGTGTGATTTGCATGACGTTGATCGTGCTCTCGGTGGCGGGATTGAAATTGATCGACGGATAG
- a CDS encoding helix-turn-helix domain-containing protein, producing MALPESVNEPFAPADQPYRGDVFDAACSSRLALELIAGKWTLLILPALLSGPMRNNALLRKIGGISQKVLTQTLKELERNGLVIREAQPGAVAHVEYRLSELGRTLSDALVTLDHWAEENAARLDAARERYDARQQTHR from the coding sequence ATGGCATTGCCCGAGTCCGTCAACGAGCCCTTCGCACCGGCCGATCAGCCCTATCGCGGCGACGTCTTCGACGCGGCCTGTTCGTCGCGCCTCGCGCTCGAACTGATCGCGGGGAAGTGGACGCTGCTTATCCTGCCGGCGTTATTGTCCGGCCCGATGCGCAACAATGCGCTGCTGCGCAAGATCGGCGGTATTTCACAGAAGGTGCTGACGCAGACGCTCAAGGAACTCGAGCGCAACGGTCTGGTGATCCGCGAGGCGCAGCCGGGTGCGGTGGCGCATGTGGAGTACCGGCTCAGTGAACTGGGACGAACGCTCAGTGACGCGCTGGTGACGCTCGATCATTGGGCCGAGGAAAACGCGGCCAGGCTCGACGCTGCGCGTGAACGCTACGACGCGCGGCAGCAAACGCACCGCTAG
- a CDS encoding superinfection immunity protein: protein MGGNIVVQAIAAVLALALYFLPSILADRRKRHDLLTLALFNACIGWTGFGWLLALYWSLQPNPPKNVAGEIVQKRKVVLMRSFSSALLMRVKKRATAREQAENKHP from the coding sequence ATGGGTGGCAATATCGTCGTTCAGGCCATCGCCGCGGTGCTTGCATTGGCGCTGTATTTCCTGCCGTCGATTCTGGCGGACCGCCGCAAGCGCCACGACCTGCTGACGCTGGCGCTGTTCAACGCGTGCATCGGCTGGACCGGGTTCGGCTGGCTGCTCGCGCTCTACTGGTCGTTGCAGCCGAACCCGCCGAAGAATGTCGCGGGTGAAATCGTGCAGAAGCGTAAGGTCGTGCTGATGAGATCGTTTTCGTCGGCGCTTCTGATGCGCGTGAAGAAGCGCGCAACGGCGCGTGAGCAAGCGGAAAATAAGCACCCTTAA
- a CDS encoding M20 family metallopeptidase, translating to MISDDTTQHAQRINHDTLREFVDRKWNDEIVPALTDYIAVPAKSPAFDPDWVAHGYLERVITDAAQWAEQQPVRGLKLEVVRLPGRTPVIFFETAATRSGSEETIVLYGHLDKQPEFDGWRNDLGPWTPKLENDKLYGRGGADDGYAIYASLTAIAALDAQGIERPRCVGLIETCEESGSYDLLPYVDALRERLGKVGLVVCLDSGAGNYDQLWLTTSLRGLVAGDLEVQVLDEGIHSGGYGGIVPSSFRIMRQLFDRLEDASNGNLLPKGFHCPIPVERLREAEATAQILGDDVWKKIPWACGQDGRQVLPTTTDPQEALLNSTWRPSLSVTGAAGLPALADAGNVLRPRTAFKLSLRLPPLIEAEKAVAELKSLLEFDPPYNAKVTFKPDAGAATGWSAPDLAPWLATALNDASRQHYGADVAYIGQGGTIPLMNVLKAGFPQSQFMVCGVLGPKSNAHGPNEFLHVPYGKKLTAAVAEVIAAAP from the coding sequence ATGATCTCCGACGATACGACCCAGCACGCTCAGCGCATCAACCACGACACGCTACGCGAATTCGTAGACCGCAAATGGAACGACGAGATCGTGCCGGCGCTGACGGACTACATCGCGGTGCCTGCCAAGAGTCCGGCGTTCGATCCCGACTGGGTCGCGCACGGCTATCTGGAGCGCGTGATCACCGATGCGGCGCAGTGGGCCGAACAGCAGCCGGTGCGCGGTCTGAAGCTGGAAGTGGTCCGTCTGCCGGGCCGCACGCCGGTGATTTTCTTCGAAACGGCCGCCACCCGTTCGGGCAGTGAAGAAACGATCGTGCTGTACGGCCACCTCGACAAGCAGCCTGAGTTCGACGGCTGGCGCAACGACCTCGGGCCGTGGACGCCGAAGCTCGAAAACGACAAGCTGTACGGCCGCGGCGGCGCCGACGACGGCTACGCGATTTACGCCAGCCTGACGGCGATCGCCGCGCTGGACGCGCAAGGCATCGAACGTCCGCGCTGCGTTGGGCTGATCGAAACGTGCGAGGAGTCGGGCAGTTACGATCTGCTGCCGTACGTCGACGCCTTGCGCGAACGTCTCGGCAAAGTGGGGCTGGTGGTGTGCCTCGATTCCGGCGCGGGCAACTACGATCAACTGTGGCTCACCACGTCGCTGCGTGGCCTGGTGGCCGGCGACCTCGAAGTCCAGGTGCTCGATGAAGGCATCCACTCGGGCGGCTACGGCGGCATCGTACCGTCGAGCTTCCGCATCATGCGGCAACTGTTCGACCGCCTCGAAGACGCGTCCAACGGCAATCTGCTGCCGAAGGGTTTTCATTGCCCGATCCCGGTCGAGCGCCTGCGCGAAGCAGAGGCGACCGCCCAGATTCTCGGCGACGATGTCTGGAAGAAAATTCCGTGGGCCTGCGGCCAGGATGGCCGCCAGGTGCTGCCCACCACCACCGATCCGCAAGAGGCCTTGCTCAATTCGACGTGGCGTCCGTCGCTGTCCGTGACCGGCGCGGCCGGCTTGCCCGCTCTCGCCGATGCCGGCAACGTGCTGCGCCCGCGCACGGCGTTCAAGCTGTCGCTGCGCCTGCCGCCGCTCATCGAGGCGGAGAAAGCCGTCGCCGAACTGAAGTCGCTGCTCGAATTCGATCCGCCGTACAACGCCAAGGTGACCTTCAAGCCGGACGCGGGCGCGGCTACCGGCTGGAGTGCGCCCGATCTGGCGCCGTGGCTCGCAACGGCGCTCAACGACGCATCGCGTCAGCACTACGGCGCGGACGTCGCGTACATCGGGCAGGGCGGCACGATCCCGCTGATGAACGTGCTGAAAGCCGGCTTCCCGCAGTCGCAGTTCATGGTGTGCGGCGTGCTCGGGCCGAAGTCGAACGCGCACGGGCCGAATGAGTTTCTGCACGTGCCGTATGGCAAGAAGCTGACGGCAGCCGTTGCCGAGGTGATCGCCGCCGCGCCTTGA